The following nucleotide sequence is from Austwickia chelonae.
GCCGCATCCTCGACCCGCGGTATGTCAGCAAGGAGCACTACGAGACCGCGGTCCGCGTGCGTCAGATCCTGCAGCGCAACAAGGAACTGCAGGACATCATCGCCATCCTCGGTATCGACGAGCTCTCCGAAGAGGACAAGATCCTCGTCAACCGGGCCCGTCGTATCCAGCGCTTCCTGTCGCAGAACACCTATGTCGCCAAGCAGTTCACCGGCATCGAGGGTTCGACGGTGCCGCTGGCCGACACGATCGAGGCCTTCACCAAGATCGCCGACGGTGACTACGACACCGTTCCCGAGCAGGCCTTCTTCATGTGTGGTGGCCTCGACGACGTCGAGCGTCAGGCGCGGGAGATCGAGAAGAACAGCTGAGTGTTACTGCTCTCAGCGAAGTGCCGGACGGGAGTTTCCCGTCCGGCACTTCTCATGGTTGGCGTCGGACGGGGGAGGCCGGTACGCCTACGTAGGTATGTCCCGGCAGAGTGCTCCGGACCACTACTGCATTGGCGCCGATCTTGGTCTCCGCGGCCACGATGATCGGCCCGAGGACCCGGGCGCCGGCGCCGATGAAGACGTCGTCCTCGATGCGGGGGGCGGGCAAGACCTGATTCATGCCGATGGTGACGTGGTGGTAGAGAACCAGATCTGAGCCCAGGACGCACGAGGGGTGGAGTATCACCCCGCGGGCGGAGTGCGGGATCCGGATACCTGGGCCACAGACCACCTGTGAAGGGAGTTCAGCTCCGAGGAGCCCTCTGATCCAGAGGATGTCTCCGACCCGGACGACCCTGCGCAGAATGAAGGCTGCAAGCCCGGGGCGTCCGCACAAGGCCTGTCCTGAGCGCCAGATCACCAGGGTGAGGCGTTGCATAGGAAAAGGATTCTTCGGCCAGTCGGCTTGGAGCAGTGATCGGGCTTCGGCGTAGGCCTCACGAATCGACGATGATTTTCGACGCCCCAGGGAGTCGCAGGACTTCGCTCCCAGCCGTAGGTTCAGCATCTCCGCGCATTGCTGTCGCCCTGGCGTACAGCGAGGTTCGTTGCTGATTTCTGTTCGCTCCCATGCTCCTGCCAGACCCGGAAGAGGAAGAGCGGATTGCCGATGACATAGCGACGCCACATCCGGCGTGGCTCTTGTTTGAGTCGCCAGATCCATTCCATGCCGAGTTCCCGGATCCACACAGGCGCCCGGGGGATACGTCCGGAGTAGAAGTCGAAGAGCCCGCCGACTCCCATGACGACGCCGGGAGCCAGCCGTGGGTGCATCCGGTCGCACCACATCTCCTGTTGGGGGACCCCCATGGCGACCAGGAGGATTCGGGCTCCAGAGCGGTTGATCAGGCTGACCACTTCGTCGTCGTCATTGGAGATGTACCCGTGATGGGTGCCGACGATCTTCAGCTCGGGGTAGACATGCTGCATGGCCTGGGCTGCAGATTCGGCGACGCCGGGCCGTGCTCCCAGCAGGAAGAGGGGGAGGCCTTGGTCGGCGGCCATCTTGCAGAGTCTGGGAAACAAGTCGGTGCCGTTGACATTCTCCCGCAGCGCGACGCCCTTCATCCGAGAGGCGACCTTCAGGCCGATGCCATCGGGCAGGATCATGGTGGCCCGATGTAACACCCGGTGGTAGGAGGGGTCTGTGGCGGCGATATTCAAGCAGCCGGGGTTGACGAAGTAGATGAGGTCGGCCTGGCCGACGCGGGGTTCTTCCCGAGCTCGGCTGGTCACTGCGGACAGCGCTTCTTCCATGGTGGTGTTGGCGATGGGGATATCGAACAGATTGAGCTCGGAAGGTTCTTCCCGTCCAGGTGGGGTGCGTAGGGCCGACGCGAGCAGTGAGCGGACGATCAACCCAAGGTTTCTGGCGCGGGACAGTCCTGGTTCGGACATGAGTGCCCGGTCGGCGGGCTCGTCACCTTCGTAGGTGATTCCGGTGTACTCGCGGAGTCGGTGCACGGAGAAGATTCCTGGCATGCCCTCGACCCGCCAGAGCTGGCGGTCGGGTAGTGCGCGGGCTTCTGCGGTGCTCAAGGGGAACGGCCCGATGATGCGCATGTCGCCGCGGACGACGGACCACAGGTGCAGGATCGTCGCACCCCGGGCCTCACCGGCGAGGGTGCGTAGGCGGAAGGTCCGTTCGGCTGGCCCGACGGCATCGACGATGTCGACGGTTTTCCCGGTGCGGGCGTAGCCGGCGGCGGCTCGGATCAGAATGATCGGGGAGATGGCGAGCAGGGTCAAGGAGGCGATGGCCCTCTCCCCGACAGGAGTGTGATTCTGGGTGCGGAATGGTTTGTGCAGTTGGAGAGCTGGCGGTCGGATCGAGGACACCTTCAAGTCACCCCTTGATGTGAAACAGGTCACATTGCATGCGTCGATGTCGGGTCCGGGTAAGAAATCTTGGGCGGATCTATTCTCGCGCAGGAGTTTTCAAATGAGGTGAGCTGCGAGCGTGTCAATCGACCGAATTCATGTCCTTTGGTCCCGGGCCGATGGGGCTTGCGACCTGATACCACGACAAGGCCACGGAAGGCAATCATGCGCCTCGCTCCGCACCGCCACACCAAGAGCATGCTGGCCATCGCCCTGATGGCTCCGCTCACCATCGCTCTGGCAGCACCCGCGACCGCCGCGCCCGGTAACTCCGAGGCACCGCGACCGACCACCGGACAAGGCGTCGACTTCCACACCAACAAAGACGCGGGACGGTCCATGGCACGCCGCCAACTCCCGCCGCGCACTCCCACCCCGGCACCGGAGAAGCCAGCACCGGCCCAGGGCCGACTCCTCAACTTCTCACCCAACAGCTTCTTCTACGACGACATCAGCAAAGCACCCCTGGACGCCAACAGCGCAGCCATCGGTGCCTCCGTCGCCAAACAGGTTGCCGACAACTGGGGTGGTACCGCCGCCTTCAACGCTCACGCCTGGAACAGCACCTTCTACCGGGTGGACGCCAACACACCCCGCGTACGGGTGAACTGGTCGAACTGTTTCAAATGGAACTGGACCCCGAAGAACCTCTACGACGGACGTAAGGTTTTCGTCGACGTCCCCATCCCTACTTACGCCACCCCTGCACCAGGGAGCGACGGCGCCATGTCGATCTACGACCCGGCGACCGACACCTCCTGGGAGTTCTGGCAGATGAAGAAGGACAGCTCCGGCGAATGGCAGTCCTGCCAGGGCGGCCGCATCGACCAGGTGAGTACAGCCATGGGCCAGTACCCCCTGGGATTCGGAGTCAGCGCAGCCGGAATCTCCATGACCGGCGGAATGATCTCCGCTGAAGAAATCCGCCGCGGCCGCATCGACCACGCCATGTACCTCGCCGTCATCGAAGCACGTCATTTCTCCGAGTACAGCTGGCCGGCTGTCCGATCCGATGGCTACACCAAGGACCCCAATCTTCCGCTCGAAGGGCAACGGCTTCGTCTGGACCCCGCCCTCGACGTAGAGGCCCTGGACATCTCCCCCTTCGCCAAAACTGTGGCCCGGGCCGCTCAGAAATACGGATTCATCGTCTCCGACAAAGGCGGAGCCGTAGCCCTGATCGGAGAAGCCGGTCAATCGCTGAAAGCCACCACCGGGACCGATCCCTGGCCGCAACTCCTCGGCGGCACGGACCATGAAGCCCTACGAGGCTTCCCCTGGAACAGGTTGCAAGCGCTGCCCAAGGACTACGGCAAACGCTGAGTTCCATCGAAGAACTCGGTACCCCGCTCAACCAGCTGGGATCCGCCACGCACCCCTCTCGTACGTGCACTTCATCGCGATCTGAACTGCCGGACGTCTCGCGTCCGAGCCCGCCCCTGCCGGGGTGAGGCTGCGCCCCTCCTCCCGTTCACCCCGCCTGGCACGCCGTGCTGGGCTTCCTACCCATGCCAGGAGTGGTCATGTCTCGTCGTCTCACCGCACTCGCCGCTTGGGGGCTGCCCCCGGCGGTGCTGCTTCCCTT
It contains:
- a CDS encoding serine O-acetyltransferase, whose amino-acid sequence is MLNLRLGAKSCDSLGRRKSSSIREAYAEARSLLQADWPKNPFPMQRLTLVIWRSGQALCGRPGLAAFILRRVVRVGDILWIRGLLGAELPSQVVCGPGIRIPHSARGVILHPSCVLGSDLVLYHHVTIGMNQVLPAPRIEDDVFIGAGARVLGPIIVAAETKIGANAVVVRSTLPGHTYVGVPASPVRRQP
- a CDS encoding WecB/TagA/CpsF family glycosyltransferase, with protein sequence MSSIRPPALQLHKPFRTQNHTPVGERAIASLTLLAISPIILIRAAAGYARTGKTVDIVDAVGPAERTFRLRTLAGEARGATILHLWSVVRGDMRIIGPFPLSTAEARALPDRQLWRVEGMPGIFSVHRLREYTGITYEGDEPADRALMSEPGLSRARNLGLIVRSLLASALRTPPGREEPSELNLFDIPIANTTMEEALSAVTSRAREEPRVGQADLIYFVNPGCLNIAATDPSYHRVLHRATMILPDGIGLKVASRMKGVALRENVNGTDLFPRLCKMAADQGLPLFLLGARPGVAESAAQAMQHVYPELKIVGTHHGYISNDDDEVVSLINRSGARILLVAMGVPQQEMWCDRMHPRLAPGVVMGVGGLFDFYSGRIPRAPVWIRELGMEWIWRLKQEPRRMWRRYVIGNPLFLFRVWQEHGSEQKSATNLAVRQGDSNARRC
- a CDS encoding DUF4124 domain-containing protein, which produces MRLAPHRHTKSMLAIALMAPLTIALAAPATAAPGNSEAPRPTTGQGVDFHTNKDAGRSMARRQLPPRTPTPAPEKPAPAQGRLLNFSPNSFFYDDISKAPLDANSAAIGASVAKQVADNWGGTAAFNAHAWNSTFYRVDANTPRVRVNWSNCFKWNWTPKNLYDGRKVFVDVPIPTYATPAPGSDGAMSIYDPATDTSWEFWQMKKDSSGEWQSCQGGRIDQVSTAMGQYPLGFGVSAAGISMTGGMISAEEIRRGRIDHAMYLAVIEARHFSEYSWPAVRSDGYTKDPNLPLEGQRLRLDPALDVEALDISPFAKTVARAAQKYGFIVSDKGGAVALIGEAGQSLKATTGTDPWPQLLGGTDHEALRGFPWNRLQALPKDYGKR